A genome region from Anolis carolinensis isolate JA03-04 chromosome 6, rAnoCar3.1.pri, whole genome shotgun sequence includes the following:
- the LOC100562570 gene encoding olfactory receptor 10C1-like: MSMEENATILSGFILVGFTEMHQFHFLIFAVLLSLYMITLMTNTMIILIVKSDPVLNTPMYFFLMHLAFLEACYMSVIIPKLLENLMVKPNVISFLGCAVQMFLFLFFGVAECFLLAAMAVDRYVAICCPLRYTTIMSRNICWKMVTGSYICGTVVGLVHTTVTFRLPFCGVFINHFFCEVQPLLELVCGNTFQNELQVIGIALMAIMLPFLLIILSYIGIIFTIIRMPVLQSRYKAFSTCSSHLIVVVLFYGTASSMYLKPKSSYSPPVDKLLSFSYTVVTPLLNPIIYSLRNKEIQASLRKLWKK; encoded by the coding sequence ATGAGTATGGAAGAAAATGCTACAATTCTGTCTGGATTTATACTTGTGGGTTTTACTGAAATGCATCAATTCCATTTTTTAATCTTTGCAGTGTTGCTGTCTCTGTACATGATCACCTTAATGACAAACACTATGATTATTCTAATAGTAAAATCTGATCCTGTGCTTAACACACCTATGTACTTCTTTCTAATGCATTTGGCCTTCTTGGAGGCTTGCTATATGTCAGTCATCATCCCCAAGTTATTAGAAAATTTAATGGTCAAACCTAATGTCATTTCCTTCCTGGGATGTGCTGTGCAGAtgtttctcttcctgttttttgGGGTAGCTGAATGCTTTCTTCTGGCTGCAATGGCAGTTGACAGATATGTTGCCATATGCTGCCCTCTGCGTTACACAACCATTATGAGCAGAAATATTTGCTGGAAAATGGTGACAGGTTCGTATATCTGTGGGACTGTCGTTGGGCTAGTCCACACCACTGTCACATTTAGATTGCCATTTTGTGGTGTGTTCATAAACCACTTTTTTTGCGAGGTACAGCCACTGTTGGAATTAGTCTGTGGAAACACTTTCCAAAATGAACTTCAAGTCATTGGGATAGCTCTGATGGCTATAATGCTACCTTTCCTGCTGATCATCCTGTCTTACATTGGTATTATCTTCACTATCATCAGAATGCCAGTCTTGCAGAGCAGATATAAAGCCTTCTCCACCTGCTCTTCACATTTAATAGTGGTTGTCCTCTTTTATGGAACAGCTAGTTCTATGTATTTAAAACCCAAATCCAGCTATTCTCCACCAGTGGACAAGCTTTTATCGTTTTCTTACACTGTTGTAACTCCTCTGTTAAATCCTATTATCTATAGTCTAAGAAACAAGGAAATCCAGGCATCCCTGAGAAAGCTATGGAAAAAATGA
- the LOC134300001 gene encoding vomeronasal type-2 receptor 26-like has translation MVPNEAHQYRGILQLLHYFKWRWISFIAANGSTLDWFMKIMIPEFSKKGICFAVIESFTKLCLHYNTKKDTFLNCAFQLYDKVMNSKTNVIVLYWDLYHMTFLGDFLSKSINGGISKPIGKVWILTVGMELKSLASGWNWDTQFLCTISFTLHSRELPGFQQFLQNRNPSNAYGDGFLKEFWTQAFCCTFQDSLQRNVTGDICTGEERLESLHEHVLPVSVTGQSYNIYNTVYAVAHALHTMYSSRSNNKVLRKSGRRQPLWQLHHFLKFVSFNNTVGEKISFDQNGVLEVGFDIINWVTFQNGSWIGVRIGKLDPWAPPDEAVSIDEDAIVWSNWFNLTQPLSQCSANCQPGYRKKRKEGQSFCCYDCVPCPKGFISDKEDSSECFKCSDDQYANLDQNSCFPKTITFLSYEEPLGISLASCAVLFSFTVAVILRIFMKHHNTPIVKANNQSLTYILLISLLLSFLCTLIFIGQPKKITCYLRQSVFGFIYNIAVSTVFAKNVTVILAFKATQPGSRIKKWMGRKLTNSIILACTIIQAGICLVWVATSPAFPETDMHSLTKEIVLQCHESPPTIFYVVLGYMRFMAFVTLSLDFLAHRLQDTFNEAKRITFSMLLFCSVWVSFVPSYLSTKGMSVAAVETFSILASSAGLLFFPKCYIILWKPELNKEFFLKRKH, from the exons ATGGTTCCAAATGAAGCCCATCAGTATAGGGGGATTCTCCAATTACTTCACTATTTCAAATGGAGATGGATTTCATTCATTGCTGCAAATGGGTCGACATTAGACTGGTTCATGAAGATAATGATCCCAGAATTTTCGAAGAAAGGCATATGTTTTGCTGTCATAGAGTCATTTACTAAATTATGTTTACATTATAACACTAAAAAGGACACTTTTTTAAACTGTGCATTTCAATTGTATGATAAAGTCATGAACAGCAAAACCAATGTTATAGTTCTTTATTGGGATCTATATCACATGACATTTCTAGGAGATTTTCTAAGCAAATCAATTAATGGAGGAATATCAAAGCCAATAGGTAAAGTTTGGATTCTGACAGTTGGAATGGAATTAAAATCCCTTGCAAGTGGATGGAACTGGGATACACAATTCCTTTGCACTATATCCTTTACACTTCACTCCAgagaacttccaggattccagcaATTTCTTCAGAACAGAAATCCTTCTAATGCTTATGGAGATGGTTTCCTCAAAGAGTTTTGGACTCAGGCATTTTGCTGCACATTTCAGGATTCCCTTCAGAGGAATGTGACTGGAGATATCTGCACTGGAGAGGAGAGGTTGGAGAGCCTTCATGAGCATGTCCTCCCAGTGAGTGTAACAGGCCAAAGTTACAACATCTATAACACTGTCTATGCTGTGGCTCATGCTTTACATACAATGTATTCCTCTAGGTCCAATAATAAGGTATTAAGGAAGTCAGGGAGAAGGCAGCCATTGTGGCAG CTCCATCATTTTTTGAAATTTGTGTCATTCAATAACACTGTTGGAGaaaagatttcctttgaccagaatggCGTACTAGAAGTAGGATTTGACATCATAAATTGGGTCACATTTCAAAATGGATCTTGGATTGGAGTCAGAATTGGAAAGCTGGATCCCTGGGCTCCTCCAGATGAAGCAGTCAGCATTGATGAAGATGCCATTGTATGGTCTAACTGGTTTAATCTG ACGCAGCCTCTTTCCCAGTGCAGTGCCAACTGCCAACCTGGTtataggaagaaaaggaaggaaggtcaATCCTTCTGTTGTTATGATTGCGTTCCATGTCCCAAAGGATTCATATCTGATAAAGAAG acTCATCTGAATGTTTCAAATGCTCAGATGATCAATATGCAAACCTGGATCAGAATTCATGTTTTCCCAAGACAATAACCTTCCTATCTTATGAAGAACCATTAGGTATTAGTTTAGCCAGTTgtgctgttttattttctttcactgtGGCTGTAATATTAAGAATATTTATGAAGCATCACAACACTCCAATAGTAAAAGCAAACAACCAAAGCTTGACCTACATTCTGCTCATCTCTCTGCTCCTCAGCTTCCTTTGTACCTTGATATTCATTGGCCAACCTAAGAAGATAACATGTTATTTACGTCAAAGTGTCTTTGGCTTTATCTACAATATTGCTgtttctactgtatttgcaaaaaaCGTCACAGTGATTCTAGCTTTCAAAGCCACACAGCCAGGATCCAGGATCAAGAAATGGATGGGGAGAAAAC TTACCAATTCCATTATTCTTGCTTGCACCATTATCCAAGCAGGTATTTGTCTTGTGTGGGTGGCAACCTCTCCCGCATTTCCAGAGACTGACATGCATTCTTTGACAAAAGAAATTGTGCTGCAGTGTCATGAGTCACCACCCACAATATTTTATGTTGTGCTGGGCTACATGAGGTTTATGGCCTTTGTCACTCTCAGCTTAGATTTTTTAGCTCATAGGCTTCAGGACACTTTTAATGAAGCCAAACGTATTACTTTCagcatgttgttgttttgcagtgTTTGGGTATCATTTGTTCCAAGCTACTTGAGCACTAAGGGGATGTCTGTTGCAGCTGTGGAAACTTTCTCTATTTTAGCCTCCAGCGCTGGGTTACTCTTTTTCCCCAAATGCTACATTATTTTATGGAAGCCTGAACTGAACAAGGAGTTCTTCTTAAAGAGAAAGCACTGA
- the LOC100552733 gene encoding olfactory receptor 10A7, whose amino-acid sequence MHQSLLGTPISNSNIIYGWLGNKLFTISYFYLLICIYISLMFRMKIKKENILQKNSTVPETFILLGLSEDSNLQSALFSAFLTIYVIILAGNLLIILLTLADPALHTPMYFFLRNLSFLEICYTSVNVPKMLENLISGNKSITFFGCALQTYFTFFLGGSECFLLASMAYDRYIAICKPLHYTVLMSPKIYTFLAVASWLSGFLMSFGHTSMVFTLSFCASNVINHFFCDIPPLLKLACGDTSRTEIAVFAVAMTFVAFPFILILMSYAGIITTILKISSSKAQKKTFSTCSSHLIVVTLFFGSACTIYLKPNSTYSPNTDKYLSLFYTVVGPILNPVIYSLRNKEVKGAFIRIWMRKSFG is encoded by the coding sequence ATGCACCAGAGTTTGCTTGGAACTCCCATATCCAATAGTAATATAATTTATGGTTGGTTAGGCAATAAGCTGTTTACTATATCCTATTTCTATTTacttatttgcatatatatatcctTAATGTTCAGGATGAAGatcaagaaagaaaatatattacagAAGAATAGCACAGTGCCAGAAACATTTATTCTCCTGGGTCTTTCTGAAGATTCCAATCTTCAAAGTGCATTATTCTCTGCTTTTCTTACAATCTATGTTATCATTCTGGCTGGAAATCTTCTCATCATTCTTCTTACTTTGGCTGACCCTGCCCTTCACACACCAATGTATTTCTTTCTAAGAAACCTCTCCTTTCTGGAGATCTGCTACACATCAGTCAATGTCCCCAAAATGCTCGAAAACCTTATATCTGGAAATAAATCCATCACTTTCTTTGGCTGTGCTCTGCAAACTTACTTTACATTTTTCCTTGGTGGTTCAGAGTGTTTTCTCCTAGCCTCAATGGCTTATGATCGATATATTGCTATTTGTAAACCTCTGCACTACACTGTCCTGATGAGCCCAAAAATATATACCTTTCTAGCTGTAGCATCTTGGTTAAGTGGGTTTTTAATGTCTTTTGGTCATACCAGCATGGTGTTTACTCTGTCTTTTTGTGCTTCCAATGTGATCAATCACTTTTTTTGTGATATCCCTCCATTACTGAAACTAGCTTGTGGAGATACCTCTAGgactgaaattgctgtgtttgCAGTGGCTATGACTTTTGTAGCTTTTCCTTTTATCTTGATATTGATGTCTTATGCTGGCATTATCACCACCATTTTAAAGATCTCTTCCTCTAAGGCGCAAAAGAAGACCTTCTCCACTTGCTCTTCACATCTCATTGTGGTAACTTTGTTCTTTGGCTCTGCTTGTACTATATACTTGAAACCCAATTCGACTTACTCCCCAAACACTGACAAATATCTTTCTCTTTTCTACACTGTTGTGGGTCCTATTTTAAACCCTGTTATTTATAGTTTAAGGAATAAAGAGGTGAAAGGTGCCTTTATAAGGATCTGGATGAGAAAATCTTTTGGATGA
- the LOC100552341 gene encoding olfactory receptor 10AG1: MFKENRSAFSGFTLLGYSELPNLQGFLFMLFLSIYGGIILGNGMIIYVTVTDPALDTPMYFFLKSLSFLEICYTSVTIPKILVNLVVEDQTISFIGCAVQMYFMLLLGGTECLLLAAMAYDRYVAICHPLHYKVIMNRKLCLGFLFLSLAINVPMHVGQVYFLFTLPFCDSHEIDNLFCDIPPLLDLACADIHKSQLFVFAAAALFLVIPFCLIFSSYVKIISAILKMPSVNGRKKVFSTCSSHLTVISLFYGSAIIVYLSPRSNEITEINKLVSLFYIILVPMFNPVIYSLRNKEVKVSLGKLLSGLGRS; this comes from the coding sequence ATGTTCAAGGAAAATCGTTCTGCATTTTCTGGCTTCACTCTCCTGGGATACTCCGAGCTTCCTAATCTGCAAGGTTTTCTCTTTATGTTGTTCTTGTCTATCTATGGAGGCATCATATTAGGAAATGGAATGATTATTTATGTTACAGTAACTGATCCTGCCTTGGATACTCCCATGTATTTCTTTTTGAAGAGTCTCTCCTTTCTGGAGATTTGCTATACCTCAGTCACTATCCCAAAGATACTTGTCAATTTGGTAGTAGAAGACCAGACCATATCATTTATTGGTTGTGCTGTCCAGATGTACTTTATGCTCTTACTAGGAGGTACTGAATGTTTGCTTCTGGCTGCCATGGCTTATGACCGCTATGTGGCTATATGTCACCCCTTGCACTATAAAGTCATAATGAACAGGAAACTGTGTTTAGGATTCCTTTTTCTGTCACTGGCTATCAATGTACCTATGCATGTAGGACAGGTATACTTTCTGTTTACCTTGCCCTTCTGTGATTCCCATGAAATCGACAATTTGTTCTGTGATATCCCCCCTCTGCTTGATTTGGCTTGTGCAGATATCCATAAAAGTCAGTTATTTGTGTTTGCGGCTGCTGCACTATTCCTAGTCATTCCCTTTTGCCTTATATTTTCATCATATGTTAAAATTATCTCTGCTATTCTGAAAATGCCTTCTGTTAATGGTCGGAAGAAAGTTTTTTCCACTTGTTCCTCACACCTCACAGTAATATCTCTTTTCTATGGCTCTGCAATTATTGTTTATTTGAGTCCTAGGTCAAATGAGATAACGGAGATTAACAAATTGGTTTCTTTGTTCTATATAATTCTAGTGCCTATGTTCAACCCAGTCATATATAGTCTGAGAAACAAAGAAGTAAAAGTATCATTAGGCAAGCTGTTGTCAGGCCTTGGAAGATCTTAG